The sequence below is a genomic window from Actinomycetota bacterium.
ACCGACGCCATCCTGCGAGTACTCGCTGCCGAGGATGTCCGGGCCACCTTCTTCATGGTCGGCAGCCAGGTGCGCCGTCATCCCGATATCACCAGGCGCGTTCGCGACGCGGGTCATGCGATCGGCAACCACACCCAAGCGCATTCGCGCCTCGACGTCGCCTCCGCGTCGGCAGTGCGCAACGAAGTCACTCAGGCGCAGCAGGCCATCCAGGAGGTCGCCGGCGTGGAGCCGCGCTGGTTCCGCCCACCCGGTGGCCGGACGTCTGCGCTCGTCAACAAGGAAGTCGCAAGGTTCGACATGCGGACAGCGATGTGGACGGTGGACCCTCAGGACTGGCGCAAGCCACCGGCTTCGCGAATCGTCGCTGATGTCCTCGCGGGAGTCCGGCCGGGAGCGGTGGTGCTTTTGCACGACGGCGGCGGGGAGCGAGCGACCACCATCGAGGCACTGGGCCCGCTGATCCGCGAGCTCAAGAAGCGCGGCTACACCTTCGTGACGCTTGACGAGCTCCCCTAGCGCACCCGCGAACCGCGGATCAACCGCGCCGGCGTGACCACAAAGTCGACGCGCTCGTCGTGCTCGCCCTCTGGGACCTTCTCGGCGAGTTGACAGTCGAACGCCAGCGCGAGCCTGACCGCCGAGGGGACGCTCGCGAGCAGCCGGTCGTAGTACCCGCCACCGAATCCCAGCCGCGCACCCTGCGCATCGAATGCGATGCCCGGGACGATCACGAGATCGAGTGTGGCGAGATCCGCCTCGGGAGCCTCCGACCTGGGCTGCAAGATGCCGAAAGGGCCGGGTTCGAGGGCCTCGGCCGGGCCGCGCACGTGGGCTGAAAGCGCTTCGCGGCCGCAGATCCTCGGCAGGCAGACGACGGCTCCGCGTGATGCCAGGGATTCGAGCAGCGGTGCCGGGTCGAACTCCTCGGCAGCGGCGGCGTACCCGAGCACGCGGGTGGCGCGTGCGACTTCGGGCAGCGCGAGCGCGCGGGCGACGACTGCTGCTGCCTGTGAGCGGCGGTCCTCGGCGGATATCGAGCGGCGAGCCGCACGCATCGCCAGGCGCAACTCCGCCTTGGCATCGCGCTCACCCATGCGCGATCGCGTCCAGCCACGATATCGCCATCTCGGCCCAGCCCTCGCTCCGGTGACCGCGCGTGACGGCAACGTTCTCGCGGGCCAAA
It includes:
- a CDS encoding 5-formyltetrahydrofolate cyclo-ligase, giving the protein MGERDAKAELRLAMRAARRSISAEDRRSQAAAVVARALALPEVARATRVLGYAAAAEEFDPAPLLESLASRGAVVCLPRICGREALSAHVRGPAEALEPGPFGILQPRSEAPEADLATLDLVIVPGIAFDAQGARLGFGGGYYDRLLASVPSAVRLALAFDCQLAEKVPEGEHDERVDFVVTPARLIRGSRVR